In the Ctenopharyngodon idella isolate HZGC_01 chromosome 4, HZGC01, whole genome shotgun sequence genome, one interval contains:
- the LOC127511086 gene encoding 52 kDa repressor of the inhibitor of the protein kinase-like has protein sequence MYKGKSNYSDEEKKSILQCRWTRDHQYKYPQSQFGTRLLRYNGDWEKKYSWLRYSPSENAAYCCVCILFNKQKGTNMTFQTEGFRDWKNAVGEKRGIISNHEKTPGHMTASTLAENFLSVTKGQMENIQSVISKTYSDKVEKNRKTLLSILDVVINLGQRNVAFRGNWKGDSEDGNFIHFIQWKSHFDDVLSQHLETAPGNAKYLSPIIQNEMISCCGDEIRDFIVRRIQKSKYFSVLADETADISGTEQLSICIRYVSESDNFEIHEDFLGFCPLLKQDSESITKAIIEQLSKWGLHVSLLRGQGYDGASNMSGRLSGVQKRIQEVQPRALYTHCRSHALNLVVVHGCTDVPIVRNTMTLIEKVAVFFSAGTRKHKLQDILQEQGSDDGPRGIPLMSDTRWGSRIKTVSAFISKLEPTHSALQEIESDCTHNSEKASRLRNSIESFDTIITSVVTQNVLGYIWPLTLKLQSPNVDLSSAYKEGRQVAEVIESLRNDEERFCKIYQQAVQLANAIDVTPVKKRIVVKQQHRGNVPAQSIAEHYRLNLFIPFIDHVTNELRTRLAESTEPALLAAYLVPEALPQLSEERENRLLAWYKEDLPYPDTAEQEIHRWKHQFQNHTGPLPATAMETLQNGILEFYPNVKCMLLLFLTLPVTTCSCERSFSALRRLKTWLRSTMGDERLSSLALMHVHQNTEIDPHRVLQRWDASGHRRIVTCFDKS, from the exons ATGTACAAAGGCAAAAGTAACTACTcagatgaggaaaaaaaaagcattcttCAATGTAGATGGACTAGGGACCACCAGTATAAATATCCTCAAAGTCAGTTTGGGACAAGGCTTCTGAGATACAATGGagactgggaaaaaaaatactcttGGCTTCGGTACTCCCCATCTGAGAATGCTGCATATTGCTGTGTGTGCATATTGTTCAATAAACAGAAGGGGACAAACATGACATTCCAAACAGAAGGATTCAGGGACTGGAAAAATGCTGTCGGTGAAAAACGGGGAATAATCTCGAACCACGAAAAGACACCAGGACATATGACAGCTTCGACTCTAGCAGAAAATTTCCTCTCTGTAACAAAAGGACAAATGGAaaacatacagtcagtgatcaGCAAGACATATTCTGACAAAGTTGAGAAAAATCGTAAGACTTTGTTGTCAATACTCGATGTTGTTATCAATCTTGGGCAAAGAAATGTTGCATTCCGTGGCAACTGGAAAGGTGACAGTGAAGATGGCAATTTCATTCACTTCATTCAATGGAAATCTCATTTTGATGATGTACTGAGCCAACACCTGGAGACTGCACCTGGCAATGCAAAGTACTTGTCACCAATTATTCAGAATGAGATGATTTCCTGTTGTGGTGATGAAATCAGAGATTTTATTGTTCGAAGAATTCAGAAATCAAAGTACTTCTCTGTATTGGCTGATGAGACAGCTGATATTAGTGGCACAGAGCAGTTGTCAATCTGCATTCGTTATGTATCTGAATCTGATAATTTTGAGATACACGAGGATTTTCTTGGATTCTGTCCACTTCTTAAGCAGGATTCTGAATCCATCACAAAAGCCATCATTGAACAGTTATCCAAATGGGGGCTTCATGTCTCTTTACTGCGTGGCCAAGGGTATGATGGTGCCAGCAACATGAGTGGAAGGCTGAGTGGAGTTCAGAAGAGAATCCAAGAGGTTCAACCACGAGCCCTTTATACTCATTGCCGTAGTCATGCCTTGAATCTTGTTGTGGTCCATGGATGTACAGATGTCCCAATAGTGAGGAACACTATGACCTTAATTGAGAAGGTGGCTGTGTTTTTCTCAGCAGGCACCAGGAAACACAAGCTGCAAGACATTTTGCAAGAACAGGGAAGTGATGATGGACCCAGAGGAATCCCACTGATGTCTGATACTAGATGGGGGTCCAGGATAAAAACAGTGAGTGCCTTTATATCCAAGCTTGAGCCAACTCACAGTGCACTGCAAGAAATTGAAAGTGACTGCACCCATAACTCTGAAAAAGCCAGCAGGTTGCGCAACTCAATTGAATCCTTTGACACGATCATCACATCAGTTGTAACCCAAAATGTTCTGGGATATATATGGCCACTGACCCTTAAACTGCAGTCACCAAATGTAGACCTTTCAAGTGCCTACAAAGAAGGAAGACAAGTGGCAGAAGTCATTGAGAGCCTTCGCAATGATGAGGAAAGATTCTGCAAAATATATCAACAAGCAGTGCAGCTGGCAAACGCCATTGATGTTACACCTGTGAAGAAAAGAATAGTGGTGAAACAGCAACACAGGGGCAATGTACCTGCCCAATCAATTGCAGAGCATTACAGGTTGAATTTATTCATTCCCTTCATCGATCATGTTACAAACGAATTGAGAACCCGGCTTGCAGAGTCCACTGAACCAGCCCTGCTTGCAGCCTACTTAGTGCCCGAGGCTTTGCCACAGCTCAGTGAGGAAAGAGAGAACCGTCTGTTGGCATGGTATAAAGAGGACTTGCCTTATCCTGACACTGCAGAGCAGGAAATACACAGATGGAAGCATCAATTCCAGAATCACACTGGGCCTCTCCCTGCTACTGCAATGGAAACATTGCAGAATGGAATTTTGGAGTTTTACCCAAATGTTAAGTGCATGCTTTTGCTTTTCTTGACATTGCCAGTCACCACTTGCTCATGTGAAAGGTCTTTTTCTGCATTACGTCGACTCAAAACATGGCTTCGCTCTACCATGGGTGATGAGAGGCTATCTAGTCTAGCTCTCATGCATGTCCACCAGAACACTGAAATTGACCCCCATCGAGTGCTCCAGAGATGGGATGCTTCTGGCCACAGGAGAATTGTTACTTGCTTTGACAAGAG TTAA